GATTGTGGCAGCAAGCGAAACAATTAGTGCCAGTGAAATTCTTCCACCTGTGAAAACGGATGAGTCTACTACTTACAAAGCGGGGAGTACGCTTCCAATAAAATTCCAATTAAAGGATGATGCAAGTAACTTCCTTACTGGAGCAACTGCAAAGATATATGTGGAAAACGCTAAAGGAGTATCAACAAGTTCAGCAGCAGAAGATAATCTGTTCCGCTATGATTCTACTGAAAATCAATATATTTTCAACCTCAGCACAAAGTCAATGTCTGCAGGGAAATATAATATAAGGATAGATGTGGGTAATCGTACGATCTATTCTTTCAATATTTTACTAAAATAGGTGGTTAGTCTTTTCTAAATTTATTATTGGGAAGAAAGACAAAAAGCCAGGAAAATCCGATAAATGGATTGCTCCTGGCTTTTTTGCATTATGGCTTCCACAATTTTAATGAAAAGATTCATCTTCTATGCAAGCGAACACGAATTCATGGTTGCAACTGGGGGAAAATGGAATGGGGGATTTGTGTCGAGATTTGTTGCTAATTATCAGCGCGCCTCATATAATTATATTTTTCTAGATTACTATAAAACTTAATATAATCGAGGTCAATTATGGACAAAATTGTCATTACCGGTTACGGAGTTAAAGCCCCAGGTATCAGTAATACCGATCAATTTAAAGACGTGTTAGAACAGGGTATCTGTACACAGGAAATACTCCAAGGCCGTGGCAATAACGGCTCTAGTATAGTATGTGGAGTAGTTCATGAAGATTTGGATATAATTTCTGGTCAAAATTATAAAAGGTACCCACGTACAGCCCGGTTGGGAATTGCAGCGGCTGAGGAGGCTTATATAATGGCCAACTTACAAAATGCTGATTTTGCACGTGTTGCCGTCATAATGGGTACATCAGGTGGAGGAATTTTAGAAGCTGAAAAATTCTCTAACCACGGTAATAACCTCAAAAAAGTACCTATTCACTATATACCTGTAGGTGATCCGCATACATTATCTTCTGGGATCACGAAGCACCTTGGGATAAATGGACAGGCTTATACCATCTCTACAGGGTGTACTGCAAGTTTGGATGCGATACTTATGGGCAAATTATTCTTAGAAGCTGGACATGCAGATATTTGTATCGTTGGCGGCTCTGATGCTCTTCTAGGGGATTGGATTACCTATGGATTTTTAAAGACAGGTACGATTGCCGAAAATGCTGAAATTGAAGAGACCGGAGTACCCTTTTCCACATCTCACAAAGGTTTTGTTAAATCAGAGGGTTCCGCCGTTGTGATCATGGAACGGAAAAAGGATGCAGAATCAAGAGGCGCTAAGATATGGGGGCAAGTCAGCGGCGGTGCTTCTAACAATGAAGCTCTACCCATATTACAGTCAGATACATCTGGCCGCTTAATGACAGCTGCATTAAAAAGCGCCATAGGCGATAGCATTCCTACCTATGTAAACAGTCAAGCGCTTGGATTAGTACAGAATGATATGATTGAGTACATTACTCATTCTAATCTCTTTGGATTCACAGTCCCTATTACTTCCATAAAGGGAATGACCGGTCATATGTTTGGCTCAATGGGAGCGATGCAAGTCGTCTCGTCGTTATTAAGTATGGAATATGGATTTATTCCACCAACCATTAAAACGAGTGGAGACGGTTTTAATGACTTGCCAATTGTCTTTGAGACGAAGTATCAAAATGTCGAAAGTGTCGCAATAACTAACCATGGAGTTAGCGGCAATAATACTTGTTTATTCATGACAAAACAAAATTGAGGAAGAAGCAATGATTTTTCTATTAATGATTTCTTTTGCCTTATTTCCTTTAGCAGCTGGAATTACAACCATCTATATACTGGGAAAAACAAAATTATCAAAGCTTTTATTTATCTTTTTTATTTTTACCTCGTTTTGGCAAATAGATGTTTCGTTATTACATGCACATGAATTTTTTTCTAATAACGTAATCGAGTTTTTATTTCAGTTATTTCGGTTTGGTTCAATCATGTTAGCTCCAACTTTATTTGCCGTTATCTATACAGCCATTAACCAAACACAAAAGATTGAATCTAGAATGGTAAAATATGCAGTGAATAAATTTACGGTAGTCACTCTTTATATATGGTCAACCTTTGTCTACTTGATTGGATGGAGCCACAAAGGCATTCAAAGCTTTGAATTAGTAAAATCCCAAGGGTTAATAAAGGTAAGTTTCTTATACCCTATCTATGGAGATTGGTCATGGATTTTTAACTTTAATACATGTATGTTCATTATTATCACTGTAATATCTCTTGCATTAAGTAAAAAACTGAAGGATTCTGAAACTAAAACGTTTTTGCATTATTTTATAATCATTGCAACAGTTGGATATTGTATTGGATTCTTAAATATGATTAAAAGCTATCTGTTACTACCTAGCAGTATCGCTGTTTTATTTTTATCGATTGGGATCCTGATTCCTGTCATTAGAATGCACCAAAAGATCAATACGAAGATGAATAATGCACTTTTAGATCAAAAAGAATTTTTTCATAAAATAATTGATCTGAATCCCAGCTATATCTATGCCAAAAGTCAAGATGGAAAATATACAGTAACCAATCAGGCTTATGGTGTACTATTTGGGGTGAATTCCGAAGACCTTATCGGAAATCATGAAATGGATTATAATCCGGATCTGGATATGGCAAAGCAGAATGCATATATTGATTATGAAGTATTAACAACCTTAGCAGAAAAGCATATACCGGAAAATGAAATCATTGATGCACAGGGAAATAAAAGGTGGATCCAAACGGTGAAGCTGCCTATTGTTTCATCAGGGGATAAACAAGTCCTTACTGTAGCGACTGATATTACACAGCGAAAAATCAATGAAAAAAGGCGAGAGTGGGAAGCTCTTCATGATCCTCTCACCGGATTACCTAATCGACGTGCCTTTCATCAAGATTTAAACGAAAAAATGAAAACAGCTGCACTGAATAACGAGAATGTAGCTGTCATATTTCTAGATTTAGATCGTTTTAAAATTATTAATGACATCCTCAATCATGAAAATGGGGATCTTCTCCTTAAGAAGGTAGCTGAACGGTTAAGTAATGCGGAAGATAAAAGGGTGACCGATTTTTCAGTTTATCGACTCGGCGGTGACGAGTTTACTTTTATTTTATCTAGGGTGGCAAAGGATGAAACAACGATCTTTGTAAAAAGAGTCTTAAATATATTTAAGAAATCATTTATGCTAAAAGATCATGAACTATATGTCACTTCCAGTTTGGGCATCAGTATGTATCCGACGGATGGTGATCACCCAGATGTATTAATAAAAAATGCGGATATTGCGATGTATTGCTCCAAAGAATCGGGAAGAAATTCTTATTCCTTCTTTACGCAGGAGATGAATCATAATTATCAGAAGAAAATGGTATTAGAAAAGGCTCTGCGAAAAGCATTATATTCTAATGAACTTAAAATTGTTTACCAACCAAAAATTGATATTGAAACGAACAGCATCATTGGTATGGAAGCATTAGTAAGATGGGAGAGTTCAGAATTAGGAATGATTTCACCTTCTGAATTTATTCCTTTAGCAGAAGAAACTGGAATCATATTACCTCTAGGGGAATGGGTTCTGAAATCAGCATGTCTTCAAAATAAGATTTGGCAAGATATGGGATACACTCCTATACCAGTATCTGTAAATATCTCCATGCGGCAATTTAATGAGAATAACTTTGTAGAATCTGTGATGAATATCTTAAAAGAAACAAATCTTGACGCTCACTATCTAGATTTAGAAATCACCGAGAGTATTTCGATGGCAAACATCAATTCTGTGATTTGCAGGTTAAATGATTTAAAGGCAATGGGGATTTCGATTTCAATTGATGATTTTGGAACAGGATATTCTTCATTAAGTTATCTGAAAAAGTTTCCGATAAATTCTCTAAAAATTGATCGTTCCTTTGTAAAAGATATCACAAGCAATTCTGAAAATCGTGCGATTGTAAAAACGATTATTTCAATGGCCAATAATTTAAATCTTGAAGTGATTGCAGAGGGTGTAGTGACTGAAGCGGAGTTATTATTCCTAAAATCAAATGGCTGTTTGGTTGTACAGGGATATTTGTTCAGTCCTCCGCTATGGGGTGAAGAATTTGAAAGAACCTTCCTAGAGCAACACAAAGGATCTGTATTATCTAAAAGAAAAGGGCGGACAGTATTTTAAAACTGTTCGCCCTCAGATTGTCGAGGAAGAGTATTCTTCTCGGCAATGTGTTATTTTCTATGTCTGACCTACAACCGATTATGCATTAAATCCTGTTACATGCTACTATTTGAAGACAAATCGTACGTGCCTCCGAAAGGATTAGTCCTCAATCGGGGGGCTTGAAGACAAATCGTAAGCGCTGCGAGGAAGGATTAGTC
This genomic stretch from Neobacillus niacini harbors:
- a CDS encoding beta-ketoacyl synthase N-terminal-like domain-containing protein, which gives rise to MDKIVITGYGVKAPGISNTDQFKDVLEQGICTQEILQGRGNNGSSIVCGVVHEDLDIISGQNYKRYPRTARLGIAAAEEAYIMANLQNADFARVAVIMGTSGGGILEAEKFSNHGNNLKKVPIHYIPVGDPHTLSSGITKHLGINGQAYTISTGCTASLDAILMGKLFLEAGHADICIVGGSDALLGDWITYGFLKTGTIAENAEIEETGVPFSTSHKGFVKSEGSAVVIMERKKDAESRGAKIWGQVSGGASNNEALPILQSDTSGRLMTAALKSAIGDSIPTYVNSQALGLVQNDMIEYITHSNLFGFTVPITSIKGMTGHMFGSMGAMQVVSSLLSMEYGFIPPTIKTSGDGFNDLPIVFETKYQNVESVAITNHGVSGNNTCLFMTKQN
- a CDS encoding putative bifunctional diguanylate cyclase/phosphodiesterase, whose product is MIFLLMISFALFPLAAGITTIYILGKTKLSKLLFIFFIFTSFWQIDVSLLHAHEFFSNNVIEFLFQLFRFGSIMLAPTLFAVIYTAINQTQKIESRMVKYAVNKFTVVTLYIWSTFVYLIGWSHKGIQSFELVKSQGLIKVSFLYPIYGDWSWIFNFNTCMFIIITVISLALSKKLKDSETKTFLHYFIIIATVGYCIGFLNMIKSYLLLPSSIAVLFLSIGILIPVIRMHQKINTKMNNALLDQKEFFHKIIDLNPSYIYAKSQDGKYTVTNQAYGVLFGVNSEDLIGNHEMDYNPDLDMAKQNAYIDYEVLTTLAEKHIPENEIIDAQGNKRWIQTVKLPIVSSGDKQVLTVATDITQRKINEKRREWEALHDPLTGLPNRRAFHQDLNEKMKTAALNNENVAVIFLDLDRFKIINDILNHENGDLLLKKVAERLSNAEDKRVTDFSVYRLGGDEFTFILSRVAKDETTIFVKRVLNIFKKSFMLKDHELYVTSSLGISMYPTDGDHPDVLIKNADIAMYCSKESGRNSYSFFTQEMNHNYQKKMVLEKALRKALYSNELKIVYQPKIDIETNSIIGMEALVRWESSELGMISPSEFIPLAEETGIILPLGEWVLKSACLQNKIWQDMGYTPIPVSVNISMRQFNENNFVESVMNILKETNLDAHYLDLEITESISMANINSVICRLNDLKAMGISISIDDFGTGYSSLSYLKKFPINSLKIDRSFVKDITSNSENRAIVKTIISMANNLNLEVIAEGVVTEAELLFLKSNGCLVVQGYLFSPPLWGEEFERTFLEQHKGSVLSKRKGRTVF